The genome window GATTGCCGCTGATCGAGGCGTCCAAGGCTGGCTTGCCGATCGTGGCATCAGAGTTGGATTACGTGCGCGACGTATGTGTGCCGGCTCAGACGTTTGACCCCGGCTCGGCGGTGTCGATTGCGCGTGCAGTGCGACGCCAGTTGGGGCAGGAGTCGGGTCCCGCGGAACCGGTGAGCCCAGAACAATTTTGGTCCATGCTGCGCGGTAGTGGCCCTCAAGCGAGCATCGATTGAAGATCCTGATCGTCACCCAGTATTTCTGGCCTGAGCAATTCTTTGTCAACGACTTCGTGCGCGCGCTCGTGGCGCAGGGCCACGTGGTCGAAGTCCTGACCGGCAAACCCAACTATCCGGATGGCAAGGTATTCGACGGCTATGACGAGCGCGGTTGCACTCAGGAGCGGTTAAACGATGGCACGGTGATTCATCGGGTGCCATTGCGCGCCCGGCGTCAGGGCGGCGGCAAGAATCTGGTGTTGAACTATCTGTCGTTCGTGGTGAACGGCTTGCGTTTCGGGCATCGCGCCGTGCGTGGAAAGGACTTTGACGTAATTCTGGCCGTCGCTTTTTCGCCGATTACCTCGGTCATTCCCGCGATCTACTTGAAGTGGCGATTGAGGCGGCCGTTGTCCATCTGGATTCAGGACCTGTGGCCCGAAAGCCTGAGCGCCACCGGATTTGTACGTAGCCGCGCCATCCTTGCCGGAGTGGGCTTGATGGTCCGGGCGATATACGGTGCCGCATCGCAATTGCTGGTGCAGTCCGAGGCCTTTCGCGCACCCGTCGCCCGCTTGGCTGAGGCCAGAAAAATCGTCTACTACCCGAATTCGAGCCGCGATCCCAAGGCTGAAGCCCCCGTCGCCTGCGCGGTGAATCCGGTGTTGCTAGCCACGCTGGAAAGCCACTTTTGCGTGGTATTTGCCGGAAACCTGGGCACCGCGCAATCCCTGCACACCGTCCTGGCAGCCGCGCGCAAGGTTCGCGAGCTGGGAGCTTGCAAGATCGTGCTGGTCGGCAGCGGAAGCATGTCGGGCCAGATCCGGGAACAGGTGGAACGCGAAGGCCTAGATAACGTGGTGCTGGCTGGGCGATATCCGAATGAGCAGATGCCGCATATATTTGATCGGGCGGGCGCGCTGCTGGTGACCCTGAAGCGCGATGCCATCCTGACGCAGACCATACCCAGCAAGGT of Achromobacter seleniivolatilans contains these proteins:
- a CDS encoding glycosyltransferase family 4 protein, which translates into the protein MKILIVTQYFWPEQFFVNDFVRALVAQGHVVEVLTGKPNYPDGKVFDGYDERGCTQERLNDGTVIHRVPLRARRQGGGKNLVLNYLSFVVNGLRFGHRAVRGKDFDVILAVAFSPITSVIPAIYLKWRLRRPLSIWIQDLWPESLSATGFVRSRAILAGVGLMVRAIYGAASQLLVQSEAFRAPVARLAEARKIVYYPNSSRDPKAEAPVACAVNPVLLATLESHFCVVFAGNLGTAQSLHTVLAAARKVRELGACKIVLVGSGSMSGQIREQVEREGLDNVVLAGRYPNEQMPHIFDRAGALLVTLKRDAILTQTIPSKVQAYLAAGRPIIGALDGAGAEIINASGGGLVCAAEDADGLADCIGRMYAMDAGQRGDLGAAGRAYYLEHFEIGRQARRLVSILSENMNSH